TTTGTAGTTGTTCCTCCATCATCAATGTCACTGATCCACTATAGTCTCTCGCGATTACCTCTTTCACCGGACTGCTGTTAACACTGGAGCTCCCATCCTTTTTAGGCCTGCCTCGTTTTCTTGGAGATTTTTTTATGACAATGTTGTCGAACTTTTTCCCTCCAACACATATTAATCTTGTTCTGTGAGTTAACAATGCATCCTCGCGGCTGAATCTCTTACCACAAGGGCATACAAAGGTCTTTTCAGCATGTGTTTTCTTGTGTCTTATGAGATCATGATTACGTACAAAGGCCTTTGTGCACCCTTGATGATCACATTTGAAGGGTCTATCCTCCAGGTGGGTTTGGATGTGTGATCTGATATTGTAGCGTctgttaaaaatttttgaacagtCAGGATATAGACATTGGAAGGTTTTGtcttcaaacttttttatatattgatCAATTTCTCCCTGTGGCAAGTTGCTCGCCTTTTTCATAGGTGATAATCGCTCTGAATTGTCCTGGTTTGCCTGAGAATAGTAGTCGTATTTGTAACTGCCGAACATGCCTATACCAGAACCAGGAAGATGACCAGATCCCAATTTATTCGAACAGGAATTTGTTTGAGATTGATTTTCAAACCTACTCTGTGATCGAAGAATTGGCGAAGGGCTTTGTGCCTGCACAAACTCAGATGTGAGGCCCTCATGTTCGTCGCCGGAGTCTGAGAATGACTGGCGATGGCCATGGTATGAGATACTTGGTGGCTGAAGTTCAGTCCTTTTGGTTAtctcaaaaaattttggattcTCTTGGTAATCTTTTACTGTTTGTTCGGCGGAAGCCATTGGAGTGGATCTATTTGGTGAATCCTTAATGGGTGTGTTTTGGAAACAGCATTTAGGTGGATAGCCTTGGGGGGATATtggttctttatttttgacCGGATTACGGGCAACAGACCCGGGAATTGTAGATAAACCTCCTAATGAAGGTGGTCTGCTCAAAACAAactttggttttgattgGTAATATCTGTCGACACCCAAGCCGATTGTCGTCggtttttgaagtttacCAGTGACTGATTCTgtatcattttcatcaactgCCGAGGCAGATATTGATGTAGTCGAAGTTATAGATTGTTTGTTTTGATGAAGAGTAGAACTGAGATTTGGGCTATAAACTAGTTTTCCTGGTGACTTACTAATAGACTGGTTTTGTGCACCACTGGGgtcttcatcaacattttctATATCACACAAACTTCGGGTAAGTGATTCTTTGGTATATTCACTACTCTGGGGTGACCTATTGAGAGTATTGTTGTCGAATTTCATTAAGGGCCTTTCCATGGCAACTGGTGGTATCACCTTTTGTGGGGGCCTATCTACAAATGGTTTATCTGAGGGTTCACTGGTCATTAAGGTCAACAAGTCCGTATCTTGCCTGGGCAGCGACCTTTTAACTGGAGAACCATTTGTAGATTTACCAGAAGCAGAAGTGAAGTCCGGGTTTTGAGCGCAATTTGCAGAATGAAGTTCGTAAATACTGGACCTAGACTGGGAGTTGGTTCTTATAGAATCATCATGGTGATTATGATGTATAGGAGTTGCAATAGACGTTTCATTCACTTGCCGCAGCGATTGCTCAACTGCTGTTCTCTGTTGACTTAGAGCCCGCTGCAACTGTAATTGCTGCATCTTATTGATCTTGAGCTGTTCTTCCAGTTGACGATTcatttcttttgtttttccaaTGCTAAACCCAATTCTTCCTGctgtttcaatattaaatcaCGCATTCTGGGTTCTCCTCTCTCCGGATTCTTATTTGAATCAACCACATCTACGCCCGCAGATAGTAGCCCAGTATTGTCGCCGCTCACTGTACGGCCAATGCTCAAGGTCTTGTTGTGATTGGAAAATCCAAAGATTGCAGTCCCACTAGGTTCCCTTTTCTGGGATTTCTTGGGCGTTGTCTGTACCACTGTTGGGGGAGATTCTAGCACCGTCTGCTCAATTGCGGCCCAGTCCAAAGCATTAGGAAACAACAACATAGAATTCCCCCCTTGTTCTGCTCTGGGGTAGTTGTAATCAGGAACACCCATTGTATCTAGTCTAGGGGCTAACGGGATATCCAAGTCCTTCAGTTCCTGagttaaaaaatcatcaatatcttcatattGAGCGCTGTCGACATTAAAATAAACTGCATCATTTAGCCCAATCCCAATAGTCGTATCATGCTTAGACATAGAACAAGATTTTGCAGAATAACCTACATTCGTATTGTCTTGAGTACCCACACTAACCGCATTCCCAGTGGCTGATTCAGATTGCATGCCCCTCGGCCGCGCTTTAGCGGGACTTCTCAATTCCTGGTAGGGATTCAGCTGCCCAATGGGACCAATGTTCCATTGATCTGACATATTATCCAGTTCAATATCGCTTGATCTCTgctattttttaaaaaaaatcaaccaAAGACTACTCTTATCGGATCGAAATGGTAAACCGATCTAGTAACAAATCCTTGCTCAAAGTATAAACCTCTCGAACACCACCCTGCTTCGTTACCCCTGCTAAAATATAAGCTTTCAAGATAAATGGACGATCACAAGTTTAAGTCTTAATGTGTAAACAACTTGGGAAATAGaatatgaatattataCGATCTTGGACAGAAAACCCGATAATTATAACTCCATTCAAACCATGACAATAGGACTTGAAGTACATGCATTAAGTATCTGATAGCATGTTTATTTAAGTTCAATGAACCTAAAAGACGGCCCTGACTATAACGCCAGAGGCATGTATAgtcattttctttattaggaagaatataaacaaaGTCGATATTTCTACTTTTGGTCAAGTCTTTTGTTATTGAAATGCTCGAGCAAACAAAGATAGGTCCTACGCATCTGGTGACGACTATTCCCAGGTTGtcgaaaagaaaagatgCATCAAATGACTTATGTAAAGCTACGTAACTGATTTCAGTACGGTAACGGTATACTTATTATTGAGTTATCGCGTTTGATTTTAAGTTCGGTACATTTAACCTGAAATTGGGCGATGCCGCTGGTTTGGAGAAGGCTATTCGCATTTTGTAGCCtcttttgaagttttaaCAGATTGTGTTCTAGACCAATCTGGTCTTGATTTCGAAGGAACTTGACACTTGTGGGGTTGTTTGGATCGGATGCTACAGATAAATGGAGCTTTTCGAGTACCTCTTCAAAGGAAAGATGTCCGAAACTCGCACCATGTTCCATACTAGATGTCTTTAAATGACCTGTTATCTTTGGCAATATGTCTTCTTGCCCCGAGTTTCGCACGACCGGCAGTGATAAAAACCAGACTGTCTTATCAAAGTTTGGATAAAGACTCCATTCTGGTTGCAAATGAACATTGAATCGTCTCAATGTAGTATCCTGTGTTATTTTGCTTTTGAATGCCTGAATCCAATCACTAATTGACTGCTGGTCAGGAAACATGAGCGTTGGTGAAAGAGAAATGTGCAGCGGCTTCACTGCGTTCATTCGTCCGTAAAAAAGAGGTGAGAAATACACCTTTTCTGTCTTCATGGTCTCATTAACTTCCCTCACGAGATTATTCATCACGAAAAGTTGCTGCTGCGTCAATTGGAACTCAATGAATGCAAACGCCGACCAGTTTCTTTTCTTAGATAATTGAGACAAACTTGTACTCATCTTTGGATCTTTCTGGTATCTATAAATCACTTTGTCAGGTATACAGGGTAGCTGTTCGTGTTCCTGTTCGTGTTCCCTTTCGATTTCTGATTCAACGTCACTATCTGTATCGTAATTAGACCTTATCAGGTTCATTGGCTATCGATTGCAGAACTTCATAAATGATCCTTCCAGAAACACCGCCCCAGGATATATACCACTGAGGCCTTTGCACCTGCAGACGAAtgctaaatatataatggTAGCATACCAGGCAGTAGTAGTGGTATATTGACGACAGAAACCGACGCCGTGAAAAATCAAGAAAAAGCAATTAACAGTTTCCTCACAGATTCCATATCACAGTATACGAGTTTTCAATTTTCACATGGACAATCTGGGtttgtcacgtgatggGAAGTTTTGAGTATCTTGAATGTAAAACAAGCTTATGAGCCTATATATCCGTGCCCGCAAAAGAACAGCATTAATCACATCCAACCAGTTGTATATAAACTAGCTTTATGTACTTAGTTTAACTATCAAGAGTTTAAAACGAAAGTGGTAAGTTTAATGGATATTTAATATACAAGAACTATAATCTCGTTTAAGATTGTAGGGTTTACTGTTTTTAAACCGgtgaagatatatttttattttgaaacCCTTTTTAGATAGACATTGAAGGTTAGGTAGCAAGTGTAAAAGCAGCTTAGGTTTGGGGTCTGGTTGTCCGGTTACAAAAATAAGGTTAGTTTCGTTTTTTGCAGGCAGGCAGGTTGGTAAAACATTAGTTGATCAATTATGGTTAAGGCAGATCCTAGGTCCTCAAAAAGTGAATCTCAATTAGCCGGGAAGGGCTCGTGGTCTAGGTCAAATAGCCGGACTAGAAAACCTCTGCTACCGAGGACTAAGTCTTCACAGAGGTTAATTCGCACGATAAGCGTTGAGCAAAAAAGTGAAGACGCGTCTAATGCTCTTGCAGATGAGCTATCGAGTAGTTTGCTGCAGTTATCTTTGGGGTCTGATTCACATGAATTTATTGAGGTGCCATTTGTCAAGGCGACGTTGGACATCACATTGCCGATGGATTATTTGAAGGTCGATGTGTTACATATGATCCAGAGCTTAAAGATTCCCAAATGGTGTAAGGCAAGCGGCAAGCCGCTTGTTACAAATCCTAACGAATTGACATTGACTATGATCACAGGTACAATGACGAACGCCATCTATAAGGTGGAAAGGAACAAGCATACCAGGCTCCCTAGTTTATTGTTGCGGGTGTATGGACCGAATGTGGAATCGATTATTGACCGTGCATATGAGTTAGAAACATTAGCAAGACTTTCTTTCCAGAATATAGGTCCTTCTTTATTTGGGTGCTTTAATAACGGTAGGTTTGAGcagtttttggaaaattccAAGACGTTGACGAAGGATGATATCAGAGATTGGAAGACAGCACAGAGAATAGCACGTAGGATGAAAGAATTTCACGGGGGTGTTCCTCTTCTTGAATGGGAAAAGAAGCACTGCATAGCATGGAGTCGAATTGACAAATGGGTATCCAAGATGGATTCCTCTGAATggattcaaaatattgatcaTTTGAAAGGAGCTTTGCTCACCTCAGATTGGACtcatttcaaaaatatcatcaacaagtATAGATTATGGCTTGATGCAACCGGTGAATCTTCTAAGCCTCTAGTATTCTGTCACAACGATACACAGTACGGGAATTTGCTATTTACCTCGCCTGTTATTACACCGACGACATCTACTCCTTTGGCagcatcttcttcagcaacATCATTATCTGATTCATTATTCCTAACTGAGAGCAACATATCTttagaagatattattaatccATCCGTTGAAGATCAGAAGCAAGACTCCAAATTGGTAgtaattgattttgaatatgCAGGACCGAATCCAGCAGCTTATGATTTAGCCAATTTCCTATCTGAGTGGATGTCGGACTATCACTGTACCGACTGTTACAAAACCTTTGAGGATAAATTTCCGAAGAGGGAGGAAATTCTAAATTTCGTTTATTCCTACACTTCCCATTTAAGAAATAAACAACCTCCCgtggaagaagaagtccGTAACTTGTACAATAGCATTATCAGATGGAGACCCTGCGTATCCTTACATTGGTCTTTATGGGGGCTGATTCAAAGTGGTAAGCTAGACAGTAAACCTCAAACCTCAACCGTCGTTGAGGAAGAAGGTCCCGGAGgagaaaaatatataattaccCTCGAAGATAAGGAGCCATATGACAGTGACGATCTTACATATGATGAGGACGTTAATCCCAATAACTTGAAGGAAGCAACAGGTGCAGATATCCACTCTTTTGATTATATCTCTTATGCCAAAGAAAAGATCAGCGTCTTTTATGGAGATCTCGTACAGCTAGGTGtcattgaagaagctgATTTACCGGAGAGTACGccattaaaaaagttgGACGTAAAGTTCTTGTAAATACTTGCTTTTAtctgtttttgtttcctTCAGTTAACATCGTTTGTTGTTTCCCCACGtttttcttaaaaagatattatgCGAGCTTGGTCTGgtcatatttttaattcaCATCGAGATTGTGCATCGATTTTGTATCGTGACATTTAGTAAAGAAATAATCTCAATTCaagtataaataaataaataaatatatatatatattaatgtatgcatatgtatgtatatgagtacatatatatgtagatGATGTGTGCAGATTATACATTAAGTGAGACATATTTTTATACTGTATAAATAAAGATCAATCAATATAAGGCACATGGATTAACAAAGATGTAATTTcttatataaataataacCCTAGTTATTCTAAGTGACATTTGAAGGCTCGAATGTCCAGAACGTTAGATTTTGCCCCTTTGTTTGAAGgacaaaagaaaacaagacCGATTCTCGAGTAAGTGATAATGAGGAATCTACATTAGCAACATTTTTCTAGGATCCTCAATCAATTCCTTGATCGTCTTTAAGAAGGTAACGGCTTCCCTACCATCCAATAACCTATGGTCATAAGTTAGGGCCAAATACATCATTGGTCTAGAAACAATATTCCCATTCACAGTCACTGGTCTTTCCTTCACACCATGTAGACCTAAAACTGCAGTTTGAGGGGTGTTGATAATTGGTGTTCCATACAAGGAGCCGAAGACACCGCCATTTGAGATAGTAAAGTTGCCTCCTGCCATATCTTCCAAAGTGATTTTACCGTCACGTGCCTTCTTGCTTAATCTGACGATTTCTTCCTCGATTTCCAAAACGGATAATGACTCAACATTACGGACCACTGGTGTAACTAAACCTTTAGGAGTGGCAACGGCAATAGATATATCTGTGTAATCGCGGTAAACAATTTGGTCTCCCTCGATGCCTCCGGTAGCAGAAGGAACGTCTTTTTGAGCCAAAGCTACGGCCTTTGAGAAGAGACCCATAAAGCCAAACTTGACACCCTTATTCTTGATAATCTCGTCCTTGTACAATTTTCTCATTTCTAGTAATGCAGACATGTCAACTTCATTGAAAGTAGTCAAAGAGGCAGTGGTATTCTGAGATTCCTTTAACCTTTCTGCAATTCTCATTCTCATACGGTTCATTTTAACCCTGCGTTCCGTACGTGAAAAGTTCCCTAATGCCTGTTGTGGTGCTGTGGCAGAAACTGGCTCAGATACTGCTGGAGTGGGCTTCTTTGCATCTGCAGAAGAAACTTTAGGAggggctgctgctgctggggCTGCTGGAGCTCCTGATTCTTCCTTCTTTGTTGTAGCTTCCTCCACCTCTGGCTTACTTGCACTTGCTGCTGCCGGTTCTCCACCTTCCTCAATCTGCGCCAACTCATCACCAACTGTAACTGTATCCTCCGGTTGGAAATTCAACTTGGTTATGGTACCAGATATAGGGGAATTAACCTCAATATCAATCTTGTCGGTTTCAATCGTAGCCAATAATTCATCCTGCGCAACATATTCACCAACCTGTTTTGTATACTCCTTTAACGAACCCTCCGTCAACGATTCAGCCATTGGTGGAACCGGAACTGAAGTTGACCCATAACGAAAGGTTGTCTTTTGCAACACAGGCATCCTAACTGTCTCGCCCAATATGTTCGAACACAAACATACTTGCTTAGAAACGTTCCCTACACTAAATGCCCGCTGGTAAACTTGAATTGCTGAAGGCCTTAGCGACCTGAATGATGAACGAACTGAAGATCTCAACATATCTCCACACGtatgtttttttaataagATTTCAGGTCTTTAGTGTTGTGAAATATTGTGTGAGTGGAAACAATAAGTGGAAACCCCTGGTCTTCGGCACTAAAATACGATATAGCAGACGATTAGGATGTGAACAGGTTACGTAGCTCTCTtaatttattgatgaacCGCCAATTGGCATTACTTaccttttcttttcctctCTTTTATAACACATAAAATCTCTCCACAGAAGGCCATATTCCGGAGCAGTTAGGAGGACTGAGGACCAGCTCGGATCCGAGTGAAATATAGATCATGTGACTAAAATGTCagattttagaaatatGTATTGTGTCCGGGTAATGGTATTGCGGAACGTTAGCAAGCATCAATTGAGTATGGTCCAAGATGATTAATGGGACATTAAGACAAGATATAGCTGGGTAGGCAGGAAAAACTGAATGCTGTTTGGGTAAGCTGTGGAGAGATTATGGATTTCAGCAGGGCTCAGCGAAATTTGTTGCTTGTGGAGGATGTATCTGACGATGAAAAGGTTCATGAACAGAATATAGCGGAGACTCAAGTGCCGATGATGTTCAGCTatgaggaggaagatgaaTTAGCTAAAGATGAACGAGAACAAGAAGTGGAGAAGGATGATGAAGTATTTATTTCTACTCAGGTTCAGGGTCGGATTGATGAACTGGAAGGGACGGAGAACAACAGGAAACAATTTAAGCGGCTTTTGGCTAATTTTACATATGCTACTGAAGCCGATGGCATAGGGTTGCAAGGCGATGAGGTACCAGAGACTGTGTTGAGTAGTGGGAAGTCTTTAGAGATGAACACTATAAAGAGGAGCAGACGTTCTGATACTAGGGTGAAGAGTATTACGAAGTATAACACGGAGAATTATGCTCTTCAAATTAAACAGGATAGAGCACGACGGCTACTAACAATGCTTTCAGGTAAATCACATAAGATAAAAAATCTGCTGAaagatattaaacaaaaagatgAGCATAGAAGTGATCCGATAGACTTCTCAACATTTAACTGCGAAGAATGGTCacaaattgaaaagttacTTCGTGAACGGTTGCCAAAAGTTTCCAGAGCAAAGGTAGCATTGGTAAAAGATTTCGTTTACGGTAAGgaacaacaagaacatCCTTGGTATTCTTCACAACTTCCTCCAGGAGATTGTCCCACAGATCTAACGGATAGCCACGGCATATACGTGGGGAATTGTGAAGATATGGTAGGGCAGAAGGTGTTCACGTTGTCACAGCTGCTagacgatgatgataacAATGAGCCCAATGGTATTGGtttggaggaggaggaaggCTTGACCTCTAGTTCCAGCAATACCCAACCTTCGATACCAGACAGCGTGGATTCTGGGGAACCGATAGGAAACATGACTCATGATATAATTGCAGATGTAAATACGACTACACTCTTAGCGGTAGGGAAACAAGACACTGCTTCCAACGTGGATTGGCATTTTAAGCGGGGGTCCACGCCAGATGAATCGCCTGATAACCTGCCAATCCACGAGGATACTGTTATAGACTTAACGCAAGAAACTTTTCGAGCTGTGTCGAATATAGCATCACCCGTTAAAGCCACTAGTCGACCCAACAGCAAAGTATTATCAGCTACCAGAAAGCCAAGCATCCAGGTTCCAGCAAGTAACACTGCATCAATAAATACGCCGGCTTCATTTATGAGTCTGCATCGTCCTCCACTCATAGAAGCCCCCGTTTGCAGTTCTATTATCCGTATGAAAATTTACAAGGATACAGAGATGAACTTTAACGACAAGAATGCACCCCCATTAGGATTCCAACCCCAGACCATATACGAAGACATCGTTGCCGACAGTGAAGACGAAAATTACACAATACTAGAGCTCGAGCCCTGCAAAAACGAAGAACCTGTCCGGCCCGCTACCGATCCTTGCATTCTCGGAGTCAACAAAAGCACATCAACCCAAGATTCCTCCCCAACTGCCACTGCACAATCGATAAAACAATTAAGGCAATCGCTCAAAACAATTGGCGTAAAAACATCTAGATCCAATGCCCAGGTACTACAGCACTACAATACCGTATCCCAACAACTCCACTCCCAATCCGACGAAGACAAACGCAACGAACTATTCCTACGCCTAACCCACCTGCTACAACAAGACAAACCCCTCCTAAACCGCATCTACTGTTTCCATCCCATCACCATCCATGACCTTAGAACCTCCTTCGAGTCAAGAGACCATTTCACCAACCTCATAGACGATGCCGTCATCCGACACTGGGCTGACTACCAAGGGATCTGTGTTAAAAATGATCTTAACGAATAAATGACACATACGCACTCTCAAACACAGCTACACAACTACACAGCTACACAACTAACAATTAACAACAAACTCCCTCCGCGTCTAACAGACCGTCATAAACTACTCCAACTTCCTACCAGCATTGCATAAACATTGTACTTTTCTAAATCAAGTAATCTATACACCTAATAGGGTTTAATCCCAACGCTGTCATTGGTTTCCCTCATCGAGACACCCATACAACACCGTAGCCgcaaacaaaaaagtcGCGAAGGTGGTTTTTCAGTAGACCAGAACAACAAAACCTCGAAGCCCTTATTTATACGTGTGGTCTCCTTACCCTCTACTTTTGTAAAACCTAAGTTTGACATTAGACAGGCCAGCCATATATACAAGTTGAAATAAGCTTCCATATTCTTATTGAACCGAAAGCAATATACGCATAGAAAGAATACCTACGTTTGAATTGTTATATTCCTACGTATTATAGATCCAAAGTATTTTGTAACTAGACAGGATGCGGCCACCTAGTGGGAAGTCACTAAGTGGTGATAATAAATCAGAACATTCTAGTAATAGGGAAGATCTAAAATTACAGTTGGAACAGATTCAAAGACAATTCGATGAAAGTAATGAGGCGGAAGGCAGTGACAGACAGGTGAGGAAGAAACTGCTGCCATTTTCTGGGATGCTGAGCCGGAGGGAAGGCAGGTCGTCAATTCCTTCGTTTGCGGGGAGTAATACTCATAACGGGGTGTTGAAGGCGAA
This region of Eremothecium cymbalariae DBVPG#7215 chromosome 4, complete sequence genomic DNA includes:
- the USB1 gene encoding phosphoric diester hydrolase (similar to Ashbya gossypii AGL198W) yields the protein MNLIRSNYDTDSDVESEIEREHEQEHEQLPCIPDKVIYRYQKDPKMSTSLSQLSKKRNWSAFAFIEFQLTQQQLFVMNNLVREVNETMKTEKVYFSPLFYGRMNAVKPLHISLSPTLMFPDQQSISDWIQAFKSKITQDTTLRRFNVHLQPEWSLYPNFDKTVWFLSLPVVRNSGQEDILPKITGHLKTSSMEHGASFGHLSFEEVLEKLHLSVASDPNNPTSVKFLRNQDQIGLEHNLLKLQKRLQNANSLLQTSGIAQFQVKCTELKIKRDNSIISIPLPY
- a CDS encoding choline/ethanolamine kinase (similar to Ashbya gossypii AGL199C), with the translated sequence MVKADPRSSKSESQLAGKGSWSRSNSRTRKPLLPRTKSSQRLIRTISVEQKSEDASNALADELSSSLLQLSLGSDSHEFIEVPFVKATLDITLPMDYLKVDVLHMIQSLKIPKWCKASGKPLVTNPNELTLTMITGTMTNAIYKVERNKHTRLPSLLLRVYGPNVESIIDRAYELETLARLSFQNIGPSLFGCFNNGRFEQFLENSKTLTKDDIRDWKTAQRIARRMKEFHGGVPLLEWEKKHCIAWSRIDKWVSKMDSSEWIQNIDHLKGALLTSDWTHFKNIINKYRLWLDATGESSKPLVFCHNDTQYGNLLFTSPVITPTTSTPLAASSSATSLSDSLFLTESNISLEDIINPSVEDQKQDSKLVVIDFEYAGPNPAAYDLANFLSEWMSDYHCTDCYKTFEDKFPKREEILNFVYSYTSHLRNKQPPVEEEVRNLYNSIIRWRPCVSLHWSLWGLIQSGKLDSKPQTSTVVEEEGPGGEKYIITLEDKEPYDSDDLTYDEDVNPNNLKEATGADIHSFDYISYAKEKISVFYGDLVQLGVIEEADLPESTPLKKLDVKFL
- the KGD2 gene encoding dihydrolipoyl transsuccinylase (similar to Ashbya gossypii AGL200W); translated protein: MLRSSVRSSFRSLRPSAIQVYQRAFSVGNVSKQVCLCSNILGETVRMPVLQKTTFRYGSTSVPVPPMAESLTEGSLKEYTKQVGEYVAQDELLATIETDKIDIEVNSPISGTITKLNFQPEDTVTVGDELAQIEEGGEPAAASASKPEVEEATTKKEESGAPAAPAAAAPPKVSSADAKKPTPAVSEPVSATAPQQALGNFSRTERRVKMNRMRMRIAERLKESQNTTASLTTFNEVDMSALLEMRKLYKDEIIKNKGVKFGFMGLFSKAVALAQKDVPSATGGIEGDQIVYRDYTDISIAVATPKGLVTPVVRNVESLSVLEIEEEIVRLSKKARDGKITLEDMAGGNFTISNGGVFGSLYGTPIINTPQTAVLGLHGVKERPVTVNGNIVSRPMMYLALTYDHRLLDGREAVTFLKTIKELIEDPRKMLLM
- the SLX4 gene encoding Slx4p (similar to Ashbya gossypii AGR042W), whose protein sequence is MDFSRAQRNLLLVEDVSDDEKVHEQNIAETQVPMMFSYEEEDELAKDEREQEVEKDDEVFISTQVQGRIDELEGTENNRKQFKRLLANFTYATEADGIGLQGDEVPETVLSSGKSLEMNTIKRSRRSDTRVKSITKYNTENYALQIKQDRARRLLTMLSGKSHKIKNLLKDIKQKDEHRSDPIDFSTFNCEEWSQIEKLLRERLPKVSRAKVALVKDFVYGKEQQEHPWYSSQLPPGDCPTDLTDSHGIYVGNCEDMVGQKVFTLSQLLDDDDNNEPNGIGLEEEEGLTSSSSNTQPSIPDSVDSGEPIGNMTHDIIADVNTTTLLAVGKQDTASNVDWHFKRGSTPDESPDNLPIHEDTVIDLTQETFRAVSNIASPVKATSRPNSKVLSATRKPSIQVPASNTASINTPASFMSLHRPPLIEAPVCSSIIRMKIYKDTEMNFNDKNAPPLGFQPQTIYEDIVADSEDENYTILELEPCKNEEPVRPATDPCILGVNKSTSTQDSSPTATAQSIKQLRQSLKTIGVKTSRSNAQVLQHYNTVSQQLHSQSDEDKRNELFLRLTHLLQQDKPLLNRIYCFHPITIHDLRTSFESRDHFTNLIDDAVIRHWADYQGICVKNDLNE